One Lycium barbarum isolate Lr01 chromosome 5, ASM1917538v2, whole genome shotgun sequence genomic window carries:
- the LOC132642439 gene encoding uncharacterized protein LOC132642439: MKQNWQVAKDATCTNLVVYKGKKAMNNEVPAKDTWNHGKRKNERALISLSDLEVIGRNQVKIKSKRGQIGKNCTVLQNCQKWTVLQKTEQICKKRAELQKRKPGAHFVTFWTWKNWET; the protein is encoded by the exons ATGAAACAAAATTGGCAGGTTGCAAAGGATGCTACATGCACAAATCTTGTAGTGTATAAAGGGAAGAAAGCAATGAATAATGAAGTACCAGCAAAAGATACTTGGAATCATGGAAAGAGGAAGAATGAAAGGGCACTAATAA gtttatctgatttagaagtgatcggaagaaaccaagtgaaaataaagtcaaaaagaggtcaaattggaaaaaactgcacagttttgcaaaactgtcaaaagtggacagttttgcaaaaaacggaacagatttgcaaaaaacgggcagaactgcaaaaacgaaaacctggggcacattttgtcactttttggacttggaaaaattgggaaacataa